Sequence from the Ochrobactrum vermis genome:
TCTGTTTCCGCACAAGACCGCGATGGAAAACATCATTGAGGCGCCGATGATCGTGCGTAAGACCAGCCGCAAAGCGGCCGTCGCTGCGGCGATGGAATTGCTGGAAAAGGTCGGCCTCACCGAGCGCGCCGATTATTATCCTGACCAACTCTCCGGTGGGCAACAGCAACGGGTGGCGATTGCCCGTTCGTTGGCGATGCAGCCGCAGCTGATGCTGTTTGATGAACCGACATCGGCGCTTGATCCGGAACTGGTTGGTGAGGTTCTAGCGGTGATGCGCCAACTGGCCGAAGACGGCGTGACAATGATTGTCGTCACCCACGAAATGAACTTCGCCCGTGAAGTCGCTGATCATCTGATTTTCATGGATGGCGGCGTGATCGTTGAATCTGGCCCACCAAAAGAGGTGATAGGCAATCCGAAACATTCGCGTACCAGAAGTTTTCTGGCGCGCGTCGCCTGACAGGAGCGAATAATGAAAATTCTCAATGCGCAGCAAACTGACGCCGCGCTCGATTATCCCGGATTGATCGAAGCCTTGCGCCAAGCGCATGCCGCTGGCAAACGACCGCAAAGCGACACCACCGTGCTGCAGGACCGGCAAAACAGTGACAACCAGTTCGTATCCTTAGTGGCGTGGTTGGAAGCAGAGGCCATTGCCGTCAAGCTTGTCGGCGTTTTCCCTGCTAATGTGCGACTTCCGGTGGCACAGCCCTCGATCCAGGGTACGGTTACCCTGTTCAGTGGCCAGACTGGCGAAGCGCTGATGGTCTGCGACGGTGCTATTGAGACCTTCAAGAAGACTGCGGCGGATTCGGCGCTTGGTGCCAGCCTACTGGCGCGCAAGGACGCCAGTACCTTGCTGGTGGTTGGCGCCGGTGGTCTGGCGCCGCATGTGGTGCAGGCTCATTGCGCCAGCCGGTCGACGATCCGCCAAGTCTTCATCTGGAACCGCAATTTCGACAAGGCGGAAAAACTGGCCGACCGAATTGACATTGCCGGCGTAGACATCACCGCCGTGCAGAATCTCGATGACGCTGTCGTCAAGGCGGACATTATATCCTGCGTCACCATGTCGACTAATCCGCTGGTCAAGGGAAAATTGCTGAAAGAGGGCGCGCATGTTGATTTGATCGGCGCCTACATGCCAGACATGCGAGAAGCCGATGATGATGTGTTTCGCCGGGCCGGACGGGTATTTGTCGATACGCGTCATTGTTGTGATGGCTCGGGCGAGCTCGGCATTCCGCTCGCAACCGGTCTGATCAGCCGCGAGCAGATCGAAGCGGATCTGATCGAACTGTGCCAGGCAAAACATCCTGGCCGCAGCGATGACCGCCAAATCACTGTCTACAAGAATGTCGGCGGCGGGCATCTCGATCTGTTTGCCGTACAATATCTTTATAGCACTCTATAAGCGATGTTGTCAGGTTAAAAGGCATGGGATTGCGCAATAGATGGCTAGCGGATAAATTTTGTGAACGCCGATAGCGGTATTGCTAAGCTGTTTGCGGCTTAGTGTAGGGCTTTTGGGGTAAACGCATACTCCATCCGACATGCCACGCCTTAATGGCTTCCGTTTGCATGGCTTATGTGATCCCGCGCGAAAACCTGTTTCGAACAAAATCCGATGACCTCATGGCTATGAGGTCAGGGCAACTAGTGGATATCGAACGGACGATAAGCTTGAATCTGTTCGATGGCACAATTGTAAGTGACTTCGGCCCAGCCTCGCTCGCACGACACGGCCATAAAGCTCTTCGATCGCGGGTAAGCGGCTCGTAGAGGAGCCACTCGGGAGCGCCACGATCCCGACGGTGTGGACAGGTGCGCCCTGTTCCCGTCAGCTGCGCGGGTGGGCGTACTGCTGGCTCAGACAATTCTTCACCGAAGAGGGGTGCCGAGGTGAGCGTACGGCGATATTCGGCCTGAATAAGAATGTGGTCCTGCTCCTCGTCTGGTAAAGCGTACGCTTTTCCGGCCGTTAGAATCTGAGGGTCTCTGACAGGCAATATGAACATAAAGCGCTTCGCCGTTCATCGGGCGAGTAGGGCTTGTTCTCGACTTTGAATTAGAAACCACAAAACGGCAGCAAATTTGCCCCAGTTACCAAAGCGAAGGCCGAGCGAACTCAACATAACTGACCGGTCTCGGTCTGCGGTCTTCACATTTAAAATATAAAGTTGTATTTCGTCTATTTTGCTGCAAGAAAAAGCATCAACTAGGCGATGGAGAAGAGATGCATGGCCAACATCCCTTTAACTCGCAGTCAGTTTCTTCTGCCCTTCATAGGTATACTTGATGAATTGGGTGCGCCTACGAGCAGGTTTCTGGAGAAGGCCAGGCTGCCATCCTCTCTTGAAACTAAGAATGATCACTATGTTCCGTTATTGCCAGCTATTCGGTTCATTGAAGCCGCCCAAAGCTCTCAAGGCATCACAGATTTCGGTTTTCTCGCCAGCCAACGGTTGCATTTTTCTCATTTGAGAGAAAAAACCAGATCACTGATCGCTCATTCTCCGACGTTACTCATGGCGTTGCGACACGCGTGTAGCGAGGCTTCGAGGGAAGATACGATCCTCAGCATGTGGATCGAACACGATAACGATCATGTAAGGATTTGCAGCAAGCTCGCGATAACAAAAGGGCTTCGGCACCTGGAGCATGCGCAATGGCTTCAGAATATTTTCTCGATCTATATCGTCCGGCAGTTCACCGGCCCCAACTGGATGCCGCCGGCAATGGCTTTCGAAGCCCACTATACGCCGAGTGAAGCGACGCAATCCTTCTGGCCAAATGTACGCTTCGTGTCTGGGCAACACGCGGCATGGATCAGCATACCAGTTTCGCACCTAGGTCTCTCCAGCCACATGCCTGAAGCATTTTATCCGATGTCAGATCAAGAGCACGGGCCTTCGGGCTATGATATCGTCGAACTTCTCAAGCGGATGTTGCCGCCTTATCTTGACGGCGGCGTTCCCACGCTTGCTGAGATCGCGGAAATGGCAGGGGTTAGCACCCGAACATTCCAACGCAAACTCGCTAATGTCGGCTTTGTATATTCAGATATCCTGGACACCGTCAGATTTGAGAGCGCAAGCAGTTTGTTGCGTGATTCCCACTCCAAGATCATCGACATCGCTTTTGCATCGGGCTATTCCGACCCCGCTCATTTCACGCGAGCGTTCCGCCGAATTTGCGGCGTAACGCCACGTCAGTTTCGTGAGCAGTCCGATAAGTTTCCCTCGCCCGGAACATCGCCGGCAGACTAAGCCTGGCACGAAATGGCAAGACTAACGGTCGGCTCCTGCTAGAAACCTTCCCATGGGAATTCGTCCGGCGACCACTTCAGGTCAGCTGGATGCTATCAGCATTTGTACAAAGGGGCGGGTATGCAGAGCATAAAAGGCTTTTCCGGTAAGCTCAAGCGATCCGGTGCCGTGATTATTTCGGCCGCCGGTTTTGTTGCGTTTAATGCTGGCACGGCTTGGTCCCAATCCTCGGCCGATGATCTTTCGCAACAGCTCGCTAATCCTCTCGCCAGTCTGATCAGTGTTCCCTTGCAGAATAATTTTGATTTCAGGGCTGGCGCCAACAAGGACGGTTTTGCCTACGGCCTTAACATCCAGCCGGTCATTCCATTCAGCTTGAACGATGAGTGGAACATCATATCGCGCACGATTATACCAATCGCCTATCGAGATTACATGCCGGGTGGCAGCGTTTCCGGCCTGGGCGATATAAATGCCAGCTTTTTCCTGTCTCCCAAAAAAGCAGGCCCCGGCGGTCTGATATGGGGCGTGGGGCCCGTGTTTCTTTTGCCGAGCGCCACCGGCGATTATCTAGGCAGCGGGAAACTTGGACTTGGTCCGACAGCGGTTGCGCTTATTCAGGAAAAAGCGTGGACCATTGGCGCATTGGGTAATCATATCTGGTCCGTTGCGGGTTCATCAGACAGGCAAGACGTTAGCGCCAGCTATTTGCAGCCATTTGTTTCCTATAATCTTGGCCAAGGCCGATCCGTGTCGCTCAGTGTGGATTCAACCTATGACTGGGAGGCCAAGCAATGGACCGTACCGATTAACCTTGGCGCCACCCAGGTTTTCAAAGTGAACGACCAGGCTATGAGCTTTCAGGTGGGCGGACGTTATTATGCCGACGGCCCCGCCGGTACTCCGGAGTGGGGATTGCGCACGACCCTGACCTTCCTGTTCCCCGAATAGCCAGTCGAACATAGCCTGTCGAACAAAGAATGGCACAAAATGGCAAGATTGATAACTTGCTCATGCTAGAAGCCATCTGAATAGACCGTGTCAGCTGGCCAGGCAATGAACCTGCTGGCCGTGTCGGGCTTGATCTCTGTCGCATTCTGCGGAAGGGACGCCGTGGTTGTTCGTTTGAACGAGGAGGTATTCATGTTCCGTTGGGTTGGGATCAATCTCGCTGTTGCTTCGGTTATGTTGACCGGCGGGGCATATGCCGAGACCACTGGCAGCAAAATGCCGGTCACAGTAGACAGTTTCGTCCGCGCTGAGACCGACCATTACCTTGCAGCCAATGCTAAAGATATCGGCAGTCTTGGCCAGTTTAAGCATTCGCGGGAACCGGTGGCTATCGACAAGCAAACTGTCATCCGTATGAACCGCGATACGCTGTATTCATTTGCCGTGTTCGATCTTGCGGCTGGGCCAGCGACGATCTCACTCCCTGATACGGGCAAGCGTTATATGTCGATGATGGTCGTCGATCAGGATCACTACTTGCCAATTGTCGCTTATGGTACGGAGCCGGTTACGCTGACGCAGGAATCGGTTGGTAGCAGATATGCTTTCGTCGCCGTTCGCACACTTGTTGACCCCAATGATCTAAAGGATCTCGACGAGGTCCATAAGCTTCAGGACGCCATCAAGGTCAGCCAGAAGGATTCAGGCAAACTTGATCTGCCAAATTGGGATGACGAAAGCCTGACCGACATCCGTAATGCGCTGCTCTCATTAGCAAAGCATCAGGTGTCGTATAACGGTTCTTTTGGAGCTCGCGGTCAAGTCGATCCGATCCGGCATTTAATCGGTACCGCCTCTGGATGGGGCGGCATTCCAGAAAAGGATGCTATGTATCCGAGTTTTACGCCTGAAAAAAACGATGGGAAGACTGTCTATACACTGGATGTGCCAAAGAATGTGCCTGTGCAGGCCTTCTGGTCGATCAGCGTTTATAATGCCAAAGGCTTCTTTGAAAAGAATGAGTATAGTGCCTATTCGCTCAATAGTATCACCGCAAAGAAAAATTCTGACGGGTCGGTGACTGCGCAATTTGGTGGTTGTGACGGCGAAATTACAAACTGCCTGCCCGTTGTTGAAGGCTGGAACTATACCGTAAGGCTTTATCGTCCAGATCAATCCGTTGTTAGCGGCGAGTGGAAATTTCCAGAGGCCAAGCCGCGTTTGAACTAAGTCACATCGGCTGAATGCCTGGCGAAGCGGTCTTGTCCCATGGGATGTGGATTTTGGCCGCTCCTCCGCATGTGTTTTTGCAGTGATTAGGTGTCCGTTTACCCGTCCGCTATCTGTGGATAGTATGACTGACGCCCGCCAGTGCACAGCCTGAATCCCATTTTGAGGAGAACTGGAATGTTTTCGAACATTTCTCGAGCGGTCTTAATCAGCTCTGTCGTGTTGTTTGGCCAAGTTGTGGGTTCCGCTCTGGCAGACAATGCCGTTGGCCCGAAGGTAACGGATCCGCATTTTCACCTCACGCCGGGTTATCTGCAACCGAGCGAACTTCCCAACAGTCTTGTTTTGCTCGGTTCGCCCCCAGCTGAGGGAAGTGCGGCACTGGCACGTGATGAGGCCGCAAGAGAGGCTACCATTGCGCTCCGCGGAAAAGCACGTTGGGATCAGGCGCGGACGGATGCTGATTTGCAATTCCCCCAGCCTGCGAAGAATTTCTCCTGCGCCATGGGCGTGGATATCAGTGAAGAGAGGACCCCGCATCTTTATAATTTGATGCAGAGAGTTCTTACCGATGCAGGGCTTTCTACCTATGGCATCAAGAACAAGTATAACAGAACCCGCCCTTTCGTCGTGCACAACGAAGGCACATGTCAGCCAGATGAAGAAGCTGTGTTGCGTCAGGATGGCTCCTATCCATCGGGACACACAGCTGCAGGATGGGCATGGGCGCTCACATTGGCAGAAGTCAATCCAAAGCACGCCGATGATTTGTTCAAGCGCGGATTGTCGTTTGGACAAAGCCGGGTGATCTGTAACGCGCATTGGCAAAGCGATGTCGATGCGGGACGCATTATGGGGGCAGCGACAGTTGCTAAACTGCACAGCAATCCCGAATTCGTTGATGATATTCAGGCAGCGCGCAAAGAGTTGGAAGCAGCGAGCAGGCCGTCAGTCGATTGCGCTGTTGAGGAGCAGGCGCTCTCAGAACAAATGCAATGACAACCTCTTCCCTCAACTGATTACCGAAGCGGAATTTCGGGGGGACAATGCACCACTATAGATTTTCCGCGATCGCGCTGACTGCTTTGATTGGCAGTCAGCAGTATGGCCGTCGCTGGTAAAATTCCGTTGGCATCTACTATCCCAGAACCTGTAAGGCAAGAAGTCAAATCGGATTGATGGCGCTTTAGTGCAAGTCCTTATTTCTGGGCGGCCGGTATCAGTGGAACCGCGGGCCGATTTGGGTTGCCACCCGCAAAATTGAAATCTGATCTCGGGAACCTCTTCAAAGAACTCGACTTCTCATTCATGGGTGTCATTGAAGGGTATTATGATCGCTATAGTCTTTTAAGCGATATCATTTATACAAAGATATCGACAGGTGGTCAGCCCCTTACAGAGTATTGAGCAATAGCGTCGATATTAAATCAGAGACGTTTTCCGGCTTTGTCGGCGGAGGTTACAGTCTTCTTGAAGAAGGGAGAAGCCGCCTTGATGAGGTGGCAGGTGCGCGCGTCTGGTACGCGAGTACAGAAATCTCTTTTGATTGTGGATTATTCGATGGGCACAGCGGGCGCGACAGCGCTGCATGGGTTGATGCTGTTGCCGAAATACGCGGCAAGTATTTCATCACGAATGCCCTTTACTTCTGTGGCTGGGGCATCGTGTGGGCAGGACACGCAAAAATCGATCGGGATATAGCCGGAACGCTCGGGTATCTGTTCAGGGATAATCTATCTTCTGTTGCTGGCTATAGCTCGCCGCTTAGTCTTAAGCGCAGAGCTCACCGCGTCAACCTAATGGCGAAGCAATCCGTCCGTCCCCTGAATAGCTTGCGCAGCCATTTGCTGTCCACTACAGCGACTTTGATTTCTGACGCGGCTATACATCGACTGATTGAGGATACAGACCCGTATTGACAGTGACGTCGCCTTTGTGCCTGTCGATTTCTGTAGCAGACATTAGCTCCAGATGCTTTGCCGACGTATATTTACCGTTACGTACTTCGAAATCGTGTGGATTCTGTCACTATCCAATGTTCCAACTTCAAAAGTAGTGAGGCCTTGCCATGGGCAACCAAGAGCGGCGGGCAGCGATAGCATCGGTTGATGCTAAAAAAGGCATCATAAAACTGATGCTGAGGATCCCTTTGGTACGGAAGGAGTTAAAGAATACCCAAAATGAAGCGCTGTTAGCATTGGCCGAAGCCTATCAGGATGCCAGCAGCACTCTGGAACAAATTGCAATATCGGGGCAATATAAAGAAGATATACTCGACGAGTATAAGCTGATTTGCACGGAAATTGAGATGGAAGTCCTTTCCTATTGCAAAAAGCATCGCGCTGATCGTTGACCGATTTTTATCGCTCTACAGGATACTCAGTTTGCGCGAGATGGATTCAATTTAAACTTTACGGAATTTATCCCCGTATGAGTGGCATTCGGGATGTAATTAACCGTTACGTACTTCTCTCAGCGGCGGCGATGCCTCAACCTGACCAAGGTCTAGAATTCTGTTTGCTGCGATGCGGAAAATGCATCGTTGCAATGAGATCGGACGATGATTGCGCTTAGGTTTTCGGGGAGAGTGACGATGCGAATGAAGATTTATCTATCGAGTTTGTCGATACTGGGGTAATCCCCCCGCCAAATAACGGACTTCAAAAGTAGAATTTTCTCGGGCTATATGATCGAGGAGATTTTGATGAAGACGAGCAGATTCATCGAACCGCAAATCCTTGCCATCCTTCGCCAGGCGGAAGGCGGCGTTCCTGTACCCGAGTTATGCCGGGAACATGGAATGAGCACTGCGTCATTCTACAAATGGCGATCCAAGTACGGTGGCATGGATGCCTCGATGATCAGCCAGATGAAGGCTCTGGAGGACGAGAACCGTCGCCTGAAGAAGATGTATGCGGAGATGAGCATGCAGGCGGAACTGCTCAAAGAGGCTCTTGGAAAAAAGTGACGCGGCCATCTCAACGCCGGGAGATGGCCGGGAAAGCAGTGGCGTTGCGAGGGGTGAGCGTTGCGCTTGCCTGCCGCACCTTCGAGGTCAGTGAGACATGTTATCGTTACAGCGCCAGGCTGAACGACGAGAACGAGCAGATTGCCGATCTCCTGATCGGACTGACGCGGGCAAAGAAGACCTGGGGCTTCGGTCTGTGTTTCCTTTATCTGCGCAATGTCCGGGGGCATCACTGGAACCATAAACGCGTTTACCGCATCTATCGTGAGCTTGAATTGAACCTCAGGATCAAGCCGCGCAAGCGGTTGAAGCGGGACAAGCCCGATGCTCTGACCGTGCCAGATGCGCCGAACATGGTCTGGTCCATGGATTTCATGGCCGACCGGCTGGAGGATGGAAGGCAATTCCGACTGCTGAACGTCCTGGATGACTTCAACCGCGAAGGTTTGGGCATTGAGGTAGACTTCTCGCTGCCTGCTGAACACGTCATCCGCAGCCTCAACCAGATCATCGAATGGCGCGGCAAACCATTCGCAATTCGTGTTGATAATGGGCCGGAATACGTCAGTGGCAAACTGATGGAGTGGGCTGCCAACCAAGGCATCGCCTTGAGCCATATCCAACCCGGCAAACCACAACAGAATGCGTATGTCGAGCGCTACAATCGCACCGTTCGGAATGAGTGGCTCGACCAATACATCATCGAAAGCATTGAGGAGGCGCAGGAATTTGCCACGCAGTGGCTATGGACCTACAACAACGAACGTCCCAATATGGGCATCGGCGGCGTAACGCCCGCACAGAAACTGAAAATGGCCGCGTGAATTCTACTGACGAGCCCCGTTAAAAACGGGGGGATTACCCTGGCACTGATCGCCGCAGGGTCGTTGCCCGCAACAACGTTCGCGCAGGATGATGCCCGCCGCGATGCGACGGAAACCACGAAACAAACGAACGCGAAACTTCTGGATCAGCTTCCTTTTGACGACACGATCGATTTTGATGACGCCAAGAAGGGATTGATTGCTCCACTCCCTTCGGAAATGATCAAGGGTGAAAAGGGCAACCTCATCTGGAACCCGGAACAGTATGGGTTCATCAAACCGGATGCAAAAGCACCGGACACAGTCAATCCGAGCTTGTGGCGACAGTCGCAGCTGATCAATATCAGTGGCCTGTTTGAGGTGACAGACGGCATTTATCAGGTCCGCAACCAGGATCTGTCAAACATGACCATCATCGAAGGCGAGGAAGGCATCATGATTGTCGACCCTCTTGTCTCGGCAGAGACTGCGAAGGTCGCTCTCGATCTTTATTACAAGAACCGTGAGAAAAAGCCGAAAAAGGCCGTGATCTATGCCCATAGTCACGTCGATCACTATGGCGGCGTGCGTGGTGTTATCGATGAAAAGGATGTTGCAGACGGCAAGGTAAAGATTTACGCGCCTGAAGGTTTCCTGGAAGCTGCGATTGCAGAGAACGTCATGGCGGGTACGGCCATGAGCCGTCGCGCCAGCTATATGTATGGAAATCTTCTGCAACCCGATGAAAAGGGTCAGGTTGGAGCCGGGCTTGGTACCACAACGTCCGCAGGTACCGTCACATTGATCCCGCCGACCGACATCATCACGAAGACTGGCCAGAAGGAGACAATCGACGGGCTGACCTATGAGTTCATGATGGCTCCGGGTTCAGAAGCTCCGTCGGAAATGCTCTGGTATATTGAAGAAAAGAAGGCGATTTCTGCGGCTGAGGATGCGACACACACGCTGCATAATACCTATTCCCTGCGTGGTGCGAAAATACGTGAACCTCTGCCATGGTCAAAATACCTGAACCAGGCTCTGGTCATGTGGGGGACAAGGCAGAAGTGCTGTTTGCCCAACATCACTGGCCTACTTGGGGCAATGACAAGATCGTAAACCTATTGAAGAAACAACGAGATCTCTACCGCTTTATTAATGACGAAACACTAAGAGCGGTCAATCATGGCATGACGATGAGAGAAATTGCCGACTCTTTCAAGCTTCCGAAGAGCCTCGACACATTCTGGGCCAATCGAGGCTACTACGGCTCCATTTATCACGATGTCGCGGCGACCTATGTTCTCTATCTTGGCTGGTTCACAGGAAACCCAGCCACACTGCATGAACTGCCACCCGTTGAGGCAAGCAAAAAGTATGTTGAGTTCATGGGTGGTGCAGATGAAGTTTTGAAGAAGGCAAAAAAATCCTTCGATAAGGGTGAATATCGTTGGACTGCTCAGGTGGTTAACCACGTCGTATTTGCTGATCCTGATAATCAGGATGCAAAGAACCTCGAAGCCGACGCGCTGGAGCAGCTAGGTTATCAGGCTGAATCCGGGCCGTGGCGTAACTTCTATCTCACAGGTGCACAGGAATTGCGCAAAGGTGTAGCCGAGCTTCCGACCCCAAACACCGCAAGCCCCGATACGGTTCGCGCCATGTCGCTTGATCTGTTCTTCGACTATCTTGGCGTGCGGCTTAACGGAGATAAGGCAGGCGATGCCCACCTGACACTCAACTTCGACTTTGGAGACGATGGCAAGTATCTGGTTGAACTTGAAAATGGCGTTCTAAACAACACGAAGGGAGCCCAGTCTAATAAGGCTGACGCCACTTTGAAACTGTCGCGCAGTGCGCTGGATAAGGTTGTTCTTGGCGAAGAAACCCTCGACAAGGCAGTCGAAGGTGGCTCGATTCAGATCACGGGCGATAAAGAAAAGCTCACTCAGCTGGTTTCTATGCTGGATTCATTCGACTTCTGGTTCAACATCGTGACACCATAAAGCAAGCAACGATTGGTCGCGCCGCAGGATAAAGGCGCGGCCAATCAAGGTCAAAGCAGTGCCGTGCGGTTCATGCCGTTAGGAGGGGAAATTGAAAAAAGCAATTTGCTGCGCAATCTGGCTACTACAGGGGCCATTGACTGTTTCTGCTCAGGAAGGGGATGGAGGGGCGGCTCAAGCGAACAATCCTCTCGCAAATTCGACTGCAATCAATATACAAAACCAGTATATCGGCGAACTCACCGGGGTCGGGAAAAGTGCCAATCAATTCTATCTGCGCGCAGCACAACCGTTCGATTTCTTAGGCGGACGCTGGATTGCAAGAGCGACGCTACCAGTTAACACTTTCCCCACCGGTTCGAATCTCGATAACGAAACGGGATTGGGTGATTTCAATATATTTGCCGCTTATCTGTTCGATGTTGGTAATCCCGGTATCAGTTTTGGCTTTGGCCCTCAGCTGACAGTGCCTTCGGCGACACAAAGTGGCCTTGGCAGCGATAAGTGGTCGGCAGGGTTTGCTAACGTATTGTTCAACGCCACCAACCCCAAATTTCAATGGGGCTATCTGCTTACATGGCAGGCAAGCTTTGCTGGTGATGACGACCGTGACGACGTCAATGTAGGGGCTTTCCAGCCGTTTCTCTTCTATCAGCTCCAGAAGGGCTGGTATCTGCGGTCGTCTGCCATCTGGTCTTATAATTTCGAGAATGATGCATACACGCTACCCTTGGGCCTCGGTCTAGGAAAGGTGATTAAAACTGAGAAAGCTGTGGTCAATATGTTTGTGGAGCCTCAGTATAGCGTTGCAAAGAGAGGAGATGGACAATCCAAGTGGGGATTGTTTACCGGTGTGATTTTTCAATTCTAGAGCGTTTCCGACTTAAGATTGATGATAGCTGCAAGCAGCAAACTGCTAGGGCACCTGGCGGCTTCAAATAGCGTTACGGATTTGCTCATTGCATTCCAGAGGGCAGCGTTCGTTCATCTTTTATGCGAGAAAATGTCTGATGTTTCGAAAATGTCATTTGCGATCAGATTGATAAAAACGAAAGCAATGTCGCGTGACGATCTATGCTTTGACAGATGTGGGAGCGAGCCTTGACAGGTAATCGCTGTTTGATAACGGGGTTCAAGGTGTTGTTGTCAGGTGTCGCGCTTCTGGAACTGGCGGCAATGCCGGTGCATGCCTTTGATTGGCGAACCAGTTTCTTTGACCCGGAAGACGGATATTTCGATGTGTCGGGTCTCAGAGCTGGCTCGGGAAATTTGAACAGGGGGGATAAGTGGAATTTCTGCCTGACTTCGGCTTAGATGCCGTGAACAGGAGATACCATGACGAGACGACCGCGCCGGAACCATAGCCCGGCTTTCAAGGCAAAAGTGGCGCTCGCCGCCATTCGAGGCGAGCAGACGCTGGTGGAACTGTCCCAACAGTTTGACGTGCACGCCAACCAGATCAAGCAATGGAAAGACCAGCTCCTTGAGGGGGCGACAGGCGTTTTCGGCGATGAAGCGAAGGCGGAACCGACGGGTCCAACCGTCGATGTCAAAACGCTGCACGCCAAGATCGGGGAGCTGACGCTGGAGAATGATTTTTTAGCCGGAGCGCTCGGCAAGGCGGGATTGCTGAGCGGAAAGAAATGATCGACCGCGAGCACAAGCTGTCCGTCGTGCGTCAGGCGAAGCTTCTCGGCTTCAGCCGTGGCAGTGTCTATTATTCGCCGCGTCCGGTGTCTGACGGCGATCTGGCTCTGATGCGCCGGATCGACGAGTTGCATCTCGAATACCCGTTTGCCGGAAGCCGGATGTTGCAAGGGCTCTTGAGGGGAGAAGGGTTACAAACCGGTCGACTGCACGTCGCCACGCTGATGAAGAAGATGGGCATCGAGGCGATCTACCGTCGCCCGAACACGTCGAAACCGGCACCTGGGCACAAAATCTATCCCTACCTCCTGCGCAAGCTGGCGGTTACCAGACCCAATCAGGTTTGGGCGATGGACCTGACCTATGTTCCGATGGCTCGCGGATTTGTCTATCTCTGCGCCGTTGTGGACTGGTTCAGCCGGAAGGTTCTGTCGTGGCGACTGTCGATCACGATGGAGGCAGCCTTCTGCATCGAAGCAGTCGAGG
This genomic interval carries:
- a CDS encoding ornithine cyclodeaminase family protein, whose product is MKILNAQQTDAALDYPGLIEALRQAHAAGKRPQSDTTVLQDRQNSDNQFVSLVAWLEAEAIAVKLVGVFPANVRLPVAQPSIQGTVTLFSGQTGEALMVCDGAIETFKKTAADSALGASLLARKDASTLLVVGAGGLAPHVVQAHCASRSTIRQVFIWNRNFDKAEKLADRIDIAGVDITAVQNLDDAVVKADIISCVTMSTNPLVKGKLLKEGAHVDLIGAYMPDMREADDDVFRRAGRVFVDTRHCCDGSGELGIPLATGLISREQIEADLIELCQAKHPGRSDDRQITVYKNVGGGHLDLFAVQYLYSTL
- a CDS encoding IS3 family transposase (programmed frameshift) codes for the protein MKTSRFIEPQILAILRQAEGGVPVPELCREHGMSTASFYKWRSKYGGMDASMISQMKALEDENRRLKKMYAEMSMQAELLKEALGKKLTRPSQRREMAGKAVALRGVSVALACRTFEVSETCYRYSARLNDENEQIADLLIGLTRAKKTWGFGLCFLYLRNVRGHHWNHKRVYRIYRELELNLRIKPRKRLKRDKPDALTVPDAPNMVWSMDFMADRLEDGRQFRLLNVLDDFNREGLGIEVDFSLPAEHVIRSLNQIIEWRGKPFAIRVDNGPEYVSGKLMEWAANQGIALSHIQPGKPQQNAYVERYNRTVRNEWLDQYIIESIEEAQEFATQWLWTYNNERPNMGIGGVTPAQKLKMAA
- a CDS encoding DUF1254 domain-containing protein; its protein translation is MNLLAVSGLISVAFCGRDAVVVRLNEEVFMFRWVGINLAVASVMLTGGAYAETTGSKMPVTVDSFVRAETDHYLAANAKDIGSLGQFKHSREPVAIDKQTVIRMNRDTLYSFAVFDLAAGPATISLPDTGKRYMSMMVVDQDHYLPIVAYGTEPVTLTQESVGSRYAFVAVRTLVDPNDLKDLDEVHKLQDAIKVSQKDSGKLDLPNWDDESLTDIRNALLSLAKHQVSYNGSFGARGQVDPIRHLIGTASGWGGIPEKDAMYPSFTPEKNDGKTVYTLDVPKNVPVQAFWSISVYNAKGFFEKNEYSAYSLNSITAKKNSDGSVTAQFGGCDGEITNCLPVVEGWNYTVRLYRPDQSVVSGEWKFPEAKPRLN
- a CDS encoding helix-turn-helix transcriptional regulator, whose translation is MANIPLTRSQFLLPFIGILDELGAPTSRFLEKARLPSSLETKNDHYVPLLPAIRFIEAAQSSQGITDFGFLASQRLHFSHLREKTRSLIAHSPTLLMALRHACSEASREDTILSMWIEHDNDHVRICSKLAITKGLRHLEHAQWLQNIFSIYIVRQFTGPNWMPPAMAFEAHYTPSEATQSFWPNVRFVSGQHAAWISIPVSHLGLSSHMPEAFYPMSDQEHGPSGYDIVELLKRMLPPYLDGGVPTLAEIAEMAGVSTRTFQRKLANVGFVYSDILDTVRFESASSLLRDSHSKIIDIAFASGYSDPAHFTRAFRRICGVTPRQFREQSDKFPSPGTSPAD
- a CDS encoding amino acid ABC transporter ATP-binding protein; translated protein: MNETSATVPLLQVERLTKSFGDHRVLDAIDMTVEKGEVTCIVGPSGSGKSTLLRCLNYLEVPDSGAVLLEGEPIGMRWQSERLYTMSFNELACQRQKMGMVFQGFHLFPHKTAMENIIEAPMIVRKTSRKAAVAAAMELLEKVGLTERADYYPDQLSGGQQQRVAIARSLAMQPQLMLFDEPTSALDPELVGEVLAVMRQLAEDGVTMIVVTHEMNFAREVADHLIFMDGGVIVESGPPKEVIGNPKHSRTRSFLARVA
- a CDS encoding IS3 family transposase (programmed frameshift), with the protein product MTRRPRRNHSPAFKAKVALAAIRGEQTLVELSQQFDVHANQIKQWKDQLLEGATGVFGDEAKAEPTGPTVDVKTLHAKIGELTLENDFLGRSARQGGIAERKEMIDREHKLSVVRQAKLLGFSRGSVYYSPRPVSDGDLALMRRIDELHLEYPFAGSRMLQGLLRGEGLQTGRLHVATLMKKMGIEAIYRRPNTSKPAPGHKIYPYLLRKLAVTRPNQVWAMDLTYVPMARGFVYLCAVVDWFSRKVLSWRLSITMEAAFCIEAVEEALARYGRPDIFNTDQGSQFTSMDFTTVLKKAEIAISMDGKGAWRDNVFVERLWRSIKYEEVYLHAYKTVSEARAGIGRYLTFYNSRRPHSSLDRQTPDQAYFNALAPMMVAA
- a CDS encoding acid phosphatase produces the protein MFSNISRAVLISSVVLFGQVVGSALADNAVGPKVTDPHFHLTPGYLQPSELPNSLVLLGSPPAEGSAALARDEAAREATIALRGKARWDQARTDADLQFPQPAKNFSCAMGVDISEERTPHLYNLMQRVLTDAGLSTYGIKNKYNRTRPFVVHNEGTCQPDEEAVLRQDGSYPSGHTAAGWAWALTLAEVNPKHADDLFKRGLSFGQSRVICNAHWQSDVDAGRIMGAATVAKLHSNPEFVDDIQAARKELEAASRPSVDCAVEEQALSEQMQ